In a single window of the Gossypium hirsutum isolate 1008001.06 chromosome A13, Gossypium_hirsutum_v2.1, whole genome shotgun sequence genome:
- the LOC121212333 gene encoding uncharacterized protein, translating to MVKTAFTGDKKSSNQTKEKSSTVETTTESTMTQGTEASHLSFQLTSHKLNGKNYLEWPQSVKLTIDGRGKLGHLNGEVEQPQVGDPKMSKWRSENSMVIVWLINSMEASIGKPFLFLPTAKDVWDAVKDTYSELDQCYNDEWECPGDGVKAMKKEENERAYLFLAGLNKEFDEVRSRILGKKPLPKLREIFSEVRREETRRKVMLKPGFEANDDNSALVTIKNNDDSEKKKKPWCDHCKKYWHTRETCLKLHGKPTNRRKKNGNGRGSQSGDSRDFQTTNGNYEGRSSLEEKQKDQSSRWVLLGNSRERHC from the exons ATGGTTAAAACAGCCTTCACTGGAGATAAGAAATCCAGCAATCAAACAAAGGAAAAAAGTTCTACAGTTGAAACAACTACCGAGAGTACAATGACTCAAGGGACAGAGGCGTCTCACCTTTCTTTTCAACTGACATCTCACAAGTTGAATGGCAAGAATTATCTGGAATGGCCGCAGTCCGTAAAATTAACAATTGATGGGCGCGGCAAGCTAGGTCATTTAAATGGAGAAGTTGAGCAACCACAGGTGGGTGATCCAAAGATGAGCAAGTGGAGGTCAGAAAATTCTATGGTAATTGTGTGGCTTATTAATTCCATGGAAGCTTCCATaggtaaaccttttctttttctcccaacTGCTAAAGATGTTTGGGACGCTGTGAAAGACACCTATTCAG AACTGGATCAGTGTTATAATGATGAATGGGAGTGTCCCGGAGATGGTGTAAAAGctatgaaaaaagaagagaatgaaagAGCTTATTTGTTTCTGGCtggtttaaataaagaatttgatgaaGTGAGATCTCGGATCCTAGGGAAAAAACCGCTTCCAAAACTTCGTGAGATTTTTTCTGAGGTTAGAAGAGAGGAGACAAGGAGAAAAGTAATGTTAAAGCCAGGGTTTGAAGCTAATGATGATAATTCTGCTCttgtaactattaaaaataatgatgatagtgaaaaaaagaaaaaaccttggTGCGATCACTGCAAAAAATATTGGCACACTCGTGAAACGTGTTTGAAGCTCCATGGGAAACCGACAAATAGAAGGAAAAAGAATGGCAATGGTCGTGGTTCACAATCAGGGGATAGCAGAGATTTCCAAACAACTAATGGAAATTATGAGGGCCGAAGTTCTCTGGAAGA gaaacaaaaagatcaaagtagCAGATGGGTCCTTCTCGGCAATAGCCGGGAAAGGCactgttaa